In Pelosinus sp. UFO1, one genomic interval encodes:
- a CDS encoding TetR/AcrR family transcriptional regulator — translation MSKVDRRILKTQDAITKAFIELMSEKNFDDITIQNLSDRANISRRTLYLHYQDKYDLLDKLMETHINELQRLCEESGDMDFIDGNLIWFGYFEHNYLFFSTMLASKGAPSFRNRLLALLIEDLSNEVNTTKGKNKDLNEDIIIQFVASAYIGILEWWFANKMPFPPRVMAEQVGMLLDRNL, via the coding sequence ATGTCTAAAGTTGATAGACGAATACTCAAAACACAAGACGCAATAACTAAGGCCTTCATAGAATTAATGTCTGAGAAAAATTTTGATGACATTACCATTCAAAACCTCTCTGACCGCGCAAATATTAGCCGTAGAACTCTCTATCTCCACTATCAAGATAAATATGATCTATTAGATAAGTTGATGGAAACACATATAAATGAACTCCAAAGACTATGCGAAGAATCCGGTGATATGGATTTTATAGACGGGAATCTGATTTGGTTCGGATATTTTGAACATAATTATCTATTTTTTTCAACAATGTTAGCGAGTAAAGGTGCCCCTTCTTTTCGTAATCGGCTCCTTGCCCTTCTCATCGAAGATTTGAGTAACGAGGTTAATACAACAAAAGGCAAGAACAAAGACCTAAATGAAGATATCATTATTCAGTTTGTTGCATCAGCTTATATAGGAATACTAGAATGGTGGTTTGCAAATAAAATGCCATTTCCACCTCGTGTTATGGCGGAACAAGTAGGAATGTTGTTAGATAGAAATTTATAA
- a CDS encoding bifunctional 2-polyprenyl-6-hydroxyphenol methylase/3-demethylubiquinol 3-O-methyltransferase UbiG, whose protein sequence is MTEFWESSFIEKQTMWGFEPSDSTILTKDFFLEKKVKDILIPGIGYGRNAKAFIDNGINVTGIEISETAIDLARQNGLDISIYHGSVTDMPFDNKLYDGIFSYALIHLLNNRERKKFIKDCYSQLKPNGYMIFTTVSKKAPMFGKGKQLSKDRFEIMEGVKMFFYDSDSVKREFGKYGLIEFEEIDESNKNFKNKPPVKFIIVKCKKEL, encoded by the coding sequence ATGACAGAATTCTGGGAATCAAGTTTTATAGAAAAACAAACGATGTGGGGATTTGAACCTTCAGACTCCACAATCTTGACAAAGGACTTTTTCCTTGAAAAGAAAGTTAAGGATATATTGATACCAGGTATTGGATACGGCAGAAATGCAAAGGCTTTTATTGACAACGGAATTAATGTAACAGGCATTGAGATTTCAGAAACAGCGATTGATTTGGCAAGACAAAACGGGCTTGATATTAGTATCTATCATGGTTCAGTAACTGACATGCCTTTTGATAACAAACTTTATGACGGTATATTTTCCTATGCACTTATTCACTTATTAAATAATCGTGAGAGGAAGAAATTTATTAAAGATTGTTATAGTCAGTTAAAACCAAACGGATATATGATTTTTACAACTGTTTCAAAAAAAGCTCCAATGTTTGGAAAGGGCAAACAACTGAGTAAAGACCGATTTGAGATAATGGAAGGCGTAAAAATGTTCTTTTATGATTCTGATTCAGTAAAACGAGAATTTGGAAAATATGGATTGATAGAATTTGAAGAAATTGATGAGTCAAATAAGAACTTTAAAAATAAACCTCCAGTGAAATTTATAATTGTAAAATGTAAAAAGGAACTATAA
- a CDS encoding MFS transporter, whose protein sequence is MGKFKQLRWSILVLFIAGVTINYITRNSLGILAPELQRILHMSTQEYSWVVAAFQAAYAIFQPICGWALDFIGLKVGFFVFATAWALVCMFHSLANSWQVLAGLRFLMGITESVAVPANLKILTDWFPAKERGVAAGWAGVGFSLGGMLAPPLVAFISLQFGWQMAFLVTGFMGLIWAGIWKIYYDNPKDHKSISEEEKAYILDEETVRSNESLKTNLWTSIKDICKVKKFYGVAIPAFLAEPAWQTMSFFVPLYLATERGMNLKEIALFAWLPFLAADIGSAISGYLAKFYRGKLKLSNNNAAIWSSVSGACLMISLAFVPFVHSPYAAIGLISIGGFGHAAISAMLGVLIMENFESNQVASVNGIRGFSAWTSGFLFSLLIGAIVPKFGYSPIFISMGFFDIIGAAFMLWFIYEKGVKTLKSK, encoded by the coding sequence ATGGGCAAATTTAAACAATTGCGTTGGTCCATACTTGTCCTATTTATTGCCGGTGTAACGATAAATTATATTACAAGGAATTCGCTAGGAATATTGGCGCCTGAACTGCAACGTATCTTGCATATGTCTACGCAAGAATACTCTTGGGTTGTTGCTGCGTTCCAAGCAGCCTATGCAATTTTCCAGCCAATCTGTGGATGGGCTCTGGATTTTATTGGATTGAAGGTTGGTTTCTTTGTTTTTGCTACAGCTTGGGCGTTAGTCTGCATGTTTCATTCGCTGGCTAACAGCTGGCAAGTACTTGCTGGTTTAAGGTTTCTCATGGGAATAACTGAGTCTGTCGCAGTACCCGCTAACTTGAAGATTTTAACGGATTGGTTTCCAGCGAAAGAAAGAGGAGTTGCTGCCGGATGGGCAGGTGTTGGTTTTTCCTTGGGTGGCATGCTGGCACCGCCGTTAGTTGCTTTTATTAGCCTGCAATTTGGCTGGCAGATGGCGTTTTTGGTAACTGGTTTTATGGGGTTAATCTGGGCTGGTATTTGGAAAATTTATTATGATAATCCTAAAGATCACAAGTCGATTTCTGAAGAAGAAAAGGCTTACATTTTAGATGAAGAGACTGTAAGATCAAATGAGTCATTGAAAACTAATCTTTGGACTAGTATTAAAGACATTTGCAAAGTAAAAAAATTCTATGGCGTTGCTATACCTGCTTTTCTCGCTGAACCGGCATGGCAGACAATGAGCTTCTTTGTTCCTTTGTATTTGGCGACAGAAAGAGGGATGAATCTAAAAGAGATTGCCCTGTTTGCCTGGCTGCCATTTTTAGCAGCGGACATTGGAAGTGCTATTAGTGGCTATTTAGCAAAATTTTACCGGGGAAAATTAAAATTATCAAACAACAATGCCGCAATTTGGAGTTCAGTATCAGGAGCATGTCTTATGATTTCTCTGGCATTTGTTCCTTTTGTGCATAGCCCGTATGCAGCCATTGGACTAATATCGATTGGCGGCTTTGGGCATGCAGCGATTTCTGCGATGCTTGGTGTTTTGATTATGGAGAATTTTGAATCGAATCAGGTTGCTTCGGTCAACGGTATACGTGGTTTTTCAGCATGGACAAGCGGATTTTTATTCTCACTATTGATTGGCGCCATTGTACCGAAGTTTGGCTATAGTCCTATATTTATTAGCATGGGCTTTTTTGATATAATTGGTGCGGCCTTTATGTTGTGGTTTATTTATGAAAAAGGGGTAAAGACCTTAAAATCCAAGTGA
- a CDS encoding flavodoxin family protein — protein MKKVVAFLGSPRKNGNTATLVKEVIHGAQDAGAEITTFNLYDMNIKPCQGCLVCRKTGQCVIQDDFQNMFKHIIDADVVVFGSPVYVWQVTAQMKLLWDRLCGLFDENYKPRYAAKKLIMVYSQGNPNAQAFQTSFQTNEAVLKMLGLHVVDTILVTGGSDPNTAANNKEILLKAYEAGKGV, from the coding sequence ATGAAAAAAGTGGTCGCTTTTCTGGGGAGCCCAAGAAAAAATGGCAACACGGCTACTCTCGTTAAAGAAGTTATTCACGGAGCTCAAGATGCTGGTGCCGAAATCACTACTTTTAACCTGTATGATATGAACATCAAACCTTGCCAAGGCTGCCTGGTTTGTCGTAAGACCGGACAATGCGTCATACAAGACGATTTCCAGAACATGTTTAAACATATTATCGATGCTGATGTTGTGGTTTTCGGCTCACCTGTATACGTTTGGCAGGTAACAGCTCAAATGAAGCTGTTATGGGATAGACTCTGTGGCTTGTTCGATGAAAATTACAAGCCCAGGTATGCCGCCAAAAAACTGATTATGGTATATTCTCAAGGGAACCCAAATGCCCAGGCTTTTCAGACATCTTTTCAAACCAATGAAGCTGTGCTTAAGATGTTAGGCTTACATGTAGTTGATACTATTTTAGTGACGGGCGGCTCAGATCCCAACACCGCAGCAAATAATAAAGAAATTTTATTAAAAGCTTATGAAGCAGGAAAAGGTGTTTAG
- a CDS encoding AraC family transcriptional regulator, which produces MKKKGIHEFLTRKHMLPHDYEVFHFLNTDLPFLYLHHHDFYECYLYMSGDVTYLIEGKSYNLQLGDIVLINTRELHQAIVNSMKIPYERIVLWINKSFLQGLSTPEIDLTLCFESLAKKNVIRADIENQQNIKTQLNKLLSLENYKVPGKTLLYKAYIIELAIYLNNLAFNDKSHLDITVQKNHLIEGIIEYINNHIDEDITLDELSKESYLSKFHLSREFSKHTGTTIHRYIVQKKLILAKELILKDYPINSVYKQAGFGDYSNFFRSFKNEYGVTPKQFYNIMVASNLNKSP; this is translated from the coding sequence ATGAAAAAAAAAGGCATACACGAATTTTTGACACGCAAACATATGCTTCCCCATGATTATGAAGTCTTTCATTTTTTAAATACTGATCTTCCCTTTTTATATTTACATCATCATGATTTTTATGAGTGTTATCTATATATGTCTGGAGATGTGACATACTTAATCGAAGGCAAATCCTATAACCTACAATTAGGGGACATTGTATTAATTAATACAAGGGAACTTCACCAAGCAATTGTTAATAGCATGAAGATTCCCTATGAGCGTATCGTGCTTTGGATAAATAAATCCTTTCTACAGGGATTATCAACACCAGAAATTGATCTTACCCTATGCTTTGAAAGCCTAGCAAAAAAAAATGTAATAAGAGCTGATATTGAAAATCAACAAAACATAAAGACACAGCTCAATAAACTGCTGAGTCTAGAAAACTACAAAGTTCCCGGCAAAACCTTGCTCTATAAGGCTTATATTATAGAGCTTGCCATATACTTAAACAATCTTGCTTTTAACGATAAATCTCACTTAGATATTACTGTCCAGAAGAACCACCTAATTGAAGGAATAATTGAGTATATTAATAATCATATCGATGAAGACATTACCCTTGATGAACTTTCTAAAGAAAGTTATCTTAGTAAATTCCATCTGTCCAGAGAATTTTCCAAGCATACAGGTACTACCATTCACAGGTATATTGTGCAAAAAAAATTAATTCTCGCCAAAGAGCTAATTCTTAAAGACTATCCAATAAATAGCGTTTACAAACAAGCTGGATTTGGTGATTATTCAAATTTTTTCAGATCTTTTAAAAATGAATATGGTGTTACTCCTAAGCAATTTTATAATATAATGGTAGCCTCCAATTTAAATAAATCACCATAA
- a CDS encoding TIM-barrel domain-containing protein, translated as MNLLQIDVNDDFIEMHTDEAWVRMIFLSADIFRVRVSWNEKFLPDRSYILVKTAWEDELDDFMSSERIKVKPYVARQEETAENVIFHTDSLEVRIKKAPFAISVYNKQGVCLHADVPEIAYGKDHLGRVYHYSVKHPDNCYYGYGEKTGFLNKDKRRLRMSSKDTIGYDPRQADPLYKHIPFYMVLNKEGKTAHGIFYHNAYDSTFDIGAERSGYWAPYTYFVADGGEMDWFFFNGPTVKDVVANYTDITGKTVLPPRYSLGYMGSTMYYTELPEKSDEAVLGFIAQAKAEDIPCEGFFLSSGYTSGKDGKRYVFEWNQDRFPDPAGFVTKLQQNGAELCPNIKPGMLLTHPQYAKFSAGGAYIKDAKGEKARIDRFWGGPASFIDFTSPSGREFWKEGMKEALISKGVVAIWNDNCEYETQDMLASCHGDGKAEPLGGLRPIMSTLMARVAHEAMAEAKPGVRPYVLNRAGFAGIQRYASTWCGDNFTSWESLKFNVPTMLGMGLSGVANQSSDICGFAGPRPEPELLVRWIQQGIFQPRFCIHSCNDDNTVTEPWMYPDYTPYVSEALKFRYTLVPYLYSLMYQASIEGAPIMRPMLFEFQNDSKVYEESFDYMFGPSMLVANVLEKGATTREIYLPEGTIWREWGTWRKMEGGQKITVETPLARIPLFIRGGSIIPMTEGITNLRTQEITRIKYLIEPTAAGEFTMYEDDGYTDKYKDKEYLTTQIICTAEKEACNIEFIRSGEYQSTVKEEEIQIICPEKAPLEVRINEQLLPRIMNVADGKQGKDSWYYDAQAGIASISLFQQQEKISVEVLFASKDLISI; from the coding sequence ATGAATTTATTACAGATTGATGTTAATGATGATTTTATTGAAATGCATACTGATGAAGCTTGGGTACGAATGATATTTCTTAGTGCAGACATCTTTCGGGTACGGGTTTCCTGGAATGAAAAGTTTCTGCCGGATCGTTCGTATATTCTGGTAAAAACAGCATGGGAAGACGAATTAGACGACTTTATGAGCAGTGAAAGGATAAAGGTAAAACCATATGTAGCCCGCCAGGAAGAAACAGCAGAAAATGTAATTTTTCATACTGACTCGTTAGAAGTCAGAATAAAGAAAGCGCCCTTTGCTATTTCTGTATATAACAAACAAGGCGTGTGTCTACATGCAGATGTTCCGGAGATTGCTTATGGCAAAGATCATTTGGGGCGTGTTTATCACTATAGTGTGAAACATCCTGATAATTGTTATTACGGTTATGGGGAAAAAACAGGATTTCTTAATAAAGATAAACGGCGTTTGCGTATGAGCAGCAAAGATACGATTGGCTATGATCCACGTCAAGCTGATCCGCTTTACAAGCATATTCCGTTTTATATGGTGCTAAATAAAGAGGGTAAAACCGCTCATGGCATTTTCTATCATAATGCGTACGACTCTACTTTTGATATTGGCGCAGAACGCAGCGGCTATTGGGCCCCTTATACTTATTTTGTTGCTGACGGGGGAGAAATGGACTGGTTTTTCTTTAACGGACCTACGGTTAAAGATGTTGTTGCTAATTATACAGATATTACTGGAAAAACAGTGCTTCCTCCGCGCTACAGCCTAGGGTATATGGGGTCAACTATGTATTATACCGAACTGCCGGAGAAATCTGATGAAGCAGTACTTGGTTTTATCGCGCAAGCTAAAGCAGAAGATATTCCCTGTGAAGGATTCTTCTTGTCTTCCGGCTATACCAGCGGTAAGGATGGCAAACGGTATGTATTTGAATGGAATCAAGATCGTTTTCCTGATCCGGCAGGGTTTGTTACAAAGCTGCAGCAAAATGGTGCTGAATTATGTCCGAATATAAAGCCGGGCATGCTGCTTACGCATCCACAGTATGCAAAATTTTCGGCTGGCGGAGCGTACATAAAAGATGCTAAAGGAGAGAAGGCGCGAATCGACCGTTTTTGGGGCGGTCCTGCGTCCTTTATCGATTTTACCAGTCCGTCTGGCCGGGAGTTTTGGAAAGAGGGCATGAAAGAAGCGTTGATTTCTAAAGGCGTTGTGGCTATCTGGAATGATAACTGCGAGTATGAAACGCAGGATATGCTGGCATCCTGTCATGGGGACGGCAAAGCTGAACCACTCGGAGGACTTCGCCCGATAATGTCAACACTAATGGCGCGTGTGGCTCACGAGGCTATGGCTGAAGCAAAACCTGGGGTGCGCCCTTATGTTTTAAACCGGGCTGGCTTTGCCGGGATTCAGCGTTATGCATCAACATGGTGCGGTGACAACTTTACAAGCTGGGAAAGTCTGAAATTCAATGTACCGACAATGTTAGGCATGGGGTTGTCCGGTGTAGCTAATCAGAGCAGTGACATTTGCGGGTTTGCCGGACCGCGTCCGGAACCTGAGCTTTTGGTGCGCTGGATTCAGCAAGGGATTTTTCAGCCGCGTTTTTGTATCCACTCCTGTAATGACGACAATACAGTGACTGAGCCCTGGATGTATCCTGACTATACTCCTTATGTCAGCGAAGCTCTTAAATTCCGTTACACCTTAGTTCCATACTTATATTCCTTAATGTATCAGGCTTCCATAGAAGGTGCGCCAATAATGCGTCCTATGTTGTTCGAATTTCAAAATGATTCTAAGGTTTATGAGGAAAGCTTTGATTATATGTTTGGACCGAGCATGTTGGTGGCCAATGTACTGGAAAAGGGGGCGACTACACGAGAGATTTATTTGCCGGAAGGTACAATCTGGCGCGAATGGGGTACTTGGCGGAAGATGGAAGGTGGACAGAAAATTACCGTGGAGACGCCGCTTGCTAGAATACCGCTATTTATTAGAGGTGGCAGCATTATTCCGATGACCGAAGGTATTACAAATTTAAGAACACAAGAAATCACCCGAATTAAGTATCTGATTGAGCCAACGGCTGCGGGCGAGTTTACGATGTATGAAGACGATGGTTATACTGATAAATATAAAGATAAAGAATATCTCACAACGCAGATTATTTGTACTGCTGAAAAGGAAGCCTGCAATATCGAATTTATCCGCAGTGGTGAGTACCAAAGTACTGTAAAGGAGGAGGAAATTCAAATAATTTGTCCCGAAAAGGCGCCGCTTGAAGTACGAATTAATGAACAATTATTACCAAGAATTATGAATGTTGCAGACGGAAAACAGGGCAAAGATAGTTGGTACTATGATGCGCAAGCAGGTATTGCCTCAATTTCTTTATTTCAGCAGCAAGAGAAGATAAGTGTAGAAGTGTTGTTTGCCAGCAAAGATTTGATTTCGATCTAA
- a CDS encoding Cof-type HAD-IIB family hydrolase yields MIKLIASDMDGTLIFDQKISKENIEAIHAAQKKGIKFAIATGRPYEDVKPFLDQYGLTCECVVLNGGEYRDIAGSIVEGIYIEKSLVTEIISILSEYKLAIEIYTNDGYYTTNTEKEILDSMVKRSKIFRPHITDPNEIYQNALNHPHFVKMKYITNIVEFLKSNVEIGKFISFADSADELNGPREKLNKLRGIVVSSSFTTNIEINDRYATKGRILAKAAARMGINKDEVAILGDGFNDYSMFVEFPNSFAMENAIPEIKEVAKYMTASNVEHGVAKAIYRMLK; encoded by the coding sequence ATGATAAAGTTAATTGCATCTGACATGGACGGAACGCTCATATTTGATCAGAAAATTTCGAAGGAAAATATAGAAGCGATTCACGCAGCGCAAAAAAAAGGAATAAAGTTTGCTATTGCAACTGGTAGACCCTATGAGGACGTTAAGCCATTCTTAGATCAATACGGGTTAACATGTGAATGTGTGGTTTTGAATGGGGGAGAGTATCGGGATATTGCAGGTTCGATAGTGGAAGGAATTTATATTGAGAAGAGTTTGGTAACCGAAATTATAAGTATACTATCTGAGTACAAGTTAGCAATTGAGATATATACAAATGATGGATATTATACAACAAATACAGAGAAAGAAATATTAGATAGTATGGTTAAACGATCAAAGATTTTCCGACCGCACATTACAGATCCAAATGAAATTTACCAAAATGCGTTAAATCATCCGCATTTTGTTAAAATGAAATACATAACGAATATAGTTGAATTTTTGAAAAGCAATGTAGAAATAGGCAAATTTATATCTTTTGCCGATTCAGCTGATGAATTAAATGGACCACGAGAAAAATTAAATAAATTGAGAGGAATAGTGGTATCATCTAGTTTTACAACGAATATTGAAATTAATGATAGGTATGCAACCAAAGGACGGATATTAGCCAAAGCTGCAGCAAGAATGGGGATAAATAAAGACGAAGTAGCTATTTTAGGCGATGGGTTTAATGATTATTCTATGTTTGTAGAGTTTCCCAATTCATTTGCTATGGAAAATGCAATACCAGAAATTAAAGAGGTGGCGAAATATATGACGGCAAGTAATGTGGAACATGGTGTAGCAAAAGCGATTTATCGCATGTTAAAATGA
- a CDS encoding tetracycline resistance MFS efflux pump, whose protein sequence is MFKFRSQNVQNTEQTVDKKALLFGLMFVFLCGIGFGIITPVVPFLVQPYTSNPGDQAIAVTLLTSVYAVCVFFAAPGLGALSDRYGRRPVLLVCLLGSAIGYLVFGIGGALWVLFAGRIIEGIAGGSISTIFAYFADITPPEQRTKYFGWVSAASGVGFVIGPTLGGLLAKFGYSVPMYFGAIITLLNVVYGFFFMPESLDKNNRLKEIAFVRLNPFTQLVNVLSMKNLKRLFVSAFLLWIPNGSLQAVLSQFTIDTFSWEPAQIGLVFSIMGFQDIISQGLIMPKLLIKLSDKQIAILGMVSEIIGYSLIAASALFSFYPLFIAGMFIFGFGDSLIGPSFNGMASKSVDSSEQGRIQGGSQSIQALARIIGPIIGGQIYVSLGHAAPAFMGMILIAVAIPVLYKGTQKSIHNLQNKP, encoded by the coding sequence ATGTTCAAATTTAGATCACAAAATGTACAGAACACAGAACAAACCGTAGATAAAAAGGCTTTACTATTCGGTCTTATGTTTGTGTTTCTTTGCGGAATAGGCTTCGGTATCATAACACCTGTCGTCCCATTCTTAGTGCAGCCTTATACAAGCAATCCGGGAGATCAAGCGATAGCTGTTACGCTGCTGACCTCTGTTTATGCAGTCTGCGTGTTTTTCGCGGCCCCCGGACTTGGAGCTTTGAGCGACAGATATGGCCGTCGTCCAGTACTCTTAGTATGCCTTTTGGGTTCCGCAATCGGGTACTTAGTTTTTGGCATAGGAGGAGCTCTATGGGTACTATTTGCTGGGCGCATAATAGAAGGTATAGCAGGCGGGAGCATAAGCACAATCTTCGCATATTTTGCAGACATCACTCCTCCAGAACAGAGAACAAAATACTTTGGATGGGTGAGTGCGGCTTCAGGTGTAGGCTTCGTCATTGGCCCAACTCTAGGCGGATTACTTGCCAAGTTTGGTTATTCTGTACCCATGTATTTTGGAGCAATAATAACTTTATTGAATGTTGTTTATGGATTCTTTTTTATGCCTGAGAGCCTTGACAAGAATAATAGACTAAAAGAGATTGCCTTTGTAAGACTGAATCCATTTACACAGCTTGTAAACGTACTTTCCATGAAAAACTTAAAAAGGCTGTTTGTCTCAGCGTTTTTACTTTGGATACCCAACGGATCTTTACAGGCAGTTCTTTCACAATTTACAATAGATACTTTCAGTTGGGAGCCTGCACAAATCGGACTTGTGTTTTCAATTATGGGCTTCCAAGACATCATTTCACAAGGTCTTATAATGCCAAAGCTTTTGATAAAACTTAGTGATAAACAGATAGCAATTCTTGGAATGGTTTCCGAGATTATAGGCTACAGTCTTATTGCAGCATCGGCTTTGTTCTCATTCTATCCTCTTTTTATCGCTGGAATGTTTATATTTGGTTTTGGTGATTCGCTCATTGGGCCTTCATTCAATGGGATGGCCTCTAAGTCTGTCGATTCTAGTGAACAAGGAAGGATTCAAGGAGGTAGCCAATCTATTCAGGCTTTAGCAAGAATAATTGGGCCTATCATTGGAGGTCAAATCTATGTATCACTTGGTCATGCCGCACCCGCTTTTATGGGGATGATCCTTATAGCAGTGGCAATACCAGTTTTGTATAAGGGTACGCAAAAATCAATACACAATCTACAGAACAAACCGTAG
- a CDS encoding flavodoxin family protein — protein sequence MKIIGIIASPRKEGNTAWIVNKILEGAKEQGAETQSWYFSDLDIKPCQSCYGCKKGDRGCIINDDMQKLYGAIEHADALVLGSPVYMGQMSAQAKIFTDRLFARFSPRFSPYFKEENAAKKKLILVFTQGNPDSGMFQLYFDYTKNMFQLLEFDVKEVQVVAGMRNEAAHERKDLHTVMKDIGSSLVSERFPE from the coding sequence ATGAAAATTATCGGAATTATTGCAAGTCCGCGGAAAGAAGGCAATACCGCCTGGATAGTAAACAAAATACTCGAAGGTGCGAAAGAACAGGGTGCCGAAACCCAATCTTGGTATTTCAGCGATCTTGATATCAAACCGTGCCAGAGTTGTTATGGCTGCAAAAAGGGCGATCGGGGTTGTATTATCAACGACGACATGCAGAAACTTTATGGCGCGATTGAGCATGCCGATGCCCTTGTTCTCGGCTCGCCGGTTTACATGGGGCAGATGAGTGCCCAGGCGAAGATATTCACCGACAGGTTGTTTGCGCGATTTTCTCCACGATTCTCTCCGTATTTCAAAGAAGAAAATGCCGCGAAAAAAAAGCTGATTCTTGTGTTTACTCAGGGTAATCCTGATTCCGGCATGTTCCAGTTGTATTTTGATTATACGAAAAACATGTTTCAGCTGCTGGAATTTGATGTTAAAGAGGTACAAGTCGTTGCCGGTATGCGAAATGAAGCGGCGCATGAAAGAAAAGATCTGCACACTGTCATGAAGGATATCGGTTCATCGTTGGTTTCGGAACGATTCCCGGAATAA
- a CDS encoding Rrf2 family transcriptional regulator codes for MKYTKATNYALHTIVYMIEHAQNEKLSVQTLADHFNVSVTYLSKILTQLVKADLIESTSGVKGGYALRKKIEDISFMDVIKATEGTGSLFDCSFQTESKCLIHKAMAEAENIMETYLQDKKLYEVAQSKSTCRIGTE; via the coding sequence TTGAAATATACAAAAGCAACAAACTATGCTCTGCATACGATTGTATACATGATTGAACATGCTCAAAACGAGAAACTGAGTGTACAGACACTGGCGGATCACTTCAATGTTTCCGTTACCTATCTTTCAAAAATTTTAACGCAGTTGGTTAAGGCGGATTTAATTGAATCAACTTCAGGTGTGAAAGGCGGCTACGCCTTGCGCAAAAAGATTGAGGACATTTCCTTTATGGATGTTATTAAGGCAACCGAAGGAACCGGATCATTATTTGATTGTAGTTTCCAAACAGAAAGCAAGTGTTTGATACATAAAGCAATGGCAGAAGCAGAAAATATCATGGAGACGTATCTGCAGGATAAAAAGCTTTATGAAGTAGCCCAGAGCAAATCAACTTGTAGAATCGGTACGGAATAA
- a CDS encoding MarR family transcriptional regulator, producing MNKEEQVMMRFRDLYNKMVWLNKLKMEDSLKGYKPSEVHCIEYIGGNVDSNVTKLAEPFYMTRGAISKMTKKLIKKGVIESYQKPDNKKEIYFRLTEQGQEIYKVHEELHKEFQERDKAVFEQVTEEQFDSMLSFVEKYNRHLDAEIKKQGIEIKSE from the coding sequence ATGAACAAAGAAGAACAGGTCATGATGCGTTTCAGGGACTTATACAACAAGATGGTTTGGCTTAATAAGCTTAAGATGGAAGACAGTTTAAAGGGGTATAAGCCTTCTGAAGTACATTGCATCGAATACATTGGAGGAAATGTAGATTCCAACGTGACAAAACTTGCGGAGCCCTTTTATATGACTAGGGGGGCCATAAGTAAAATGACCAAGAAGCTCATAAAAAAGGGTGTCATTGAAAGCTATCAGAAGCCAGATAATAAGAAAGAAATTTATTTCAGGCTTACTGAACAAGGGCAAGAAATTTACAAAGTCCATGAGGAGCTGCACAAAGAGTTTCAAGAGCGGGATAAAGCCGTATTTGAGCAGGTAACCGAGGAACAATTTGACAGTATGCTTAGCTTCGTGGAAAAGTATAATAGGCATTTGGATGCAGAAATAAAGAAACAGGGTATAGAGATTAAGTCGGAATAA
- a CDS encoding IS3 family transposase produces MGFFSHLKVEALYPYHISNLDEVLRSISECILFTKKDRAQRKLNKLTPVEYRRQLIT; encoded by the coding sequence ATTGGGTTCTTTTCACACCTTAAGGTAGAAGCGCTCTACCCTTATCATATATCAAATTTAGATGAAGTACTAAGGAGTATTTCTGAGTGTATTCTTTTTACAAAAAAAGATAGAGCCCAACGAAAATTAAATAAACTGACGCCTGTCGAGTATAGACGCCAGCTTATCACTTAG